The nucleotide window TGTCACCAGTCAGACTTACCTGCAACCCTTCATATCTCTGCCGAtgtagcaaatttttcattcggGGCAGAGCCATTTTGCTTCTTATACCTTCccgcttcaatttttaatactatctgcaaatttttcattcggGGCAGAGCCATTTTGCTGCTTATACCTTCccgcttcaatttttaatactatctcattttttattttagggtTGCCGTCCCCTTTAAAATGTGGTCGGGTATGAGAAGTTGGTATTGAGTTGCCAAATGGATCcattttggttcaaaataagGCAAGTTAATTGAAATTTAAGAAGGACAGTTATAAACCTCTCTTATGTGGGGATAAGATTGACGAATTTAATACTGGAACTCTGCGCAATGCATCCTCAGATCATTGCACCTTAAGTGAAGGTAATCGCACTGGTTGCCTTCACTTAAGGTGATTTTAAAAACTAATTCATTTGAAACGCATCGCAGGATTTGCCAACGTAAAATATTTCAACCTTGTGCAAAAATGTCTGCACAAAAGTTAGTAATCTTTACTTTTATTCGTTAAAATcatcaatattttacaaatggaccacaatttgaaaaatcaaaccaGTATCTGTTGTATTATTACCTGAGTCTAGAAACAGTATTTAATTTTCAAGTGATTTTCCAAGTTTGTGACAAAAACTGCTCTTCTACCTCCACTCTCATCTTCTGCTGTTGGCTTTGCCGTTCAgtgcaataattaaaattttagaatctgCTGCCCTTCTAGCCTGTCTCTTTAAAAGAATTTTTGTCATCAAGCTACAACACAGATTTTATGTAGTATCCAAATTTGGTGCATTAATCTGTGACTAATTTACCTTAAtttgtttcagaattttaagccttgagaactttcatttttttttattagtgccAGTCTAAACCATCATTTCGAAAGCACCCAAATTAAAGTAGCCTTACTTGCTCTAGCCATAAAACTGAATTTATCAAACTTCTAACTATATTCTATAAAAGTCTCATTGTCAATGCCCCTGTTTAATCTTTTTTTGCATTGTTTTATTGTTCTGCATGAATTGTCCGAAGCAATGATGAGGGGTTAGTTTTGCATGCCGTTGAATTTTTCTTAATCCTACGTCATGAATTGCAATATTTGTCaagcatttacatttttttgttttgttttgtagTACTTGTTTCTTTCATTAAACTATTTTATCTCCCAGTAATATTTGGAAGTCTCTTTAGTGTTGGTTGTAATGAAATTCTCCGGTGATATGTTTCAGAACAAAAACAAACGGTCCGATGACTCGCCGTAAAGCAATGGCCGGAGATGATGAACTTCGGGTAAGTTCAGAGCACAGTCCCTCTTTCCAAATTGTGGAATGGCAACAACTGAATTTGTCGCTGTACCTTTTGAATGTCAACTTTGGATCAAAGGCTTAGGAAGTTTCAAGCCTTTCTCCTAGCACAGTTTGTCTCTCccattttcaaccaaaattccTCATCAGTTCTTCCTAAAgacttaaaagaaaacaaaaagaaaccgTTATCTCCTAGATAGTTGGTTTTTTTTCACTGCCTCTACTTGTGAAAATAGAAATATCAAAATAATGTGGTAGCCCTCCCTCATCTTTTCTTATACCTTTGAGAACTTCCCCGTTTCATGTGAATGGCCTGGTCCTGTAGTCAAGAAAGTTTTTCCCTCCGGCTTGAAATTTGGAAACCATAGAGTAATAAACTGTCAGCCTGAGAAGAACAGTTGAAAGGAAACACACCAAGCACCATtctattaaaaatattctttcCCTCTTGAAAGTTTTCTTTATCTAAAAACATGTGTATGTGCAATAGTCCAGGACTGGCAAAATATCAACAGCCAAAAGGCAAAATTACATGTTCCCATTTGCcacacagacttcctgtcacacttcatttttattttggaaaacccatcaatgtaatttcttgaaaactcttcgatttttcctctgtattAGGAGAGTactctgcataaatttcaagctaaaaaattggcttattctcctttaaaaaagtgTACTGGAGGTACAATGTCTTGCACTTAGGCCATCAATTTACCAGATAAGGAGCATACTTTAAAATGGAATCGCTGTTAACAATGACTACCATACACGTATTCTTGCTATTCTTTCaaggtagcatttttttttaaaatcgtctTTGCTCTTGTCTTGTCACTAAttggtttttctttgtttttacaGAGCATGTTAATGAGcttccgagtttctgaattgcAAATGCTATTAGGATATGCCGGTGGAAACAAAACCGGTCGTAAAACTGAATTGCAAGCCAGAGCTATTGAATTATTGAAAACTCGCTCTACACCAGTCCTCTTAAAGATCCGTGAACTATATAAGTCAATCCAGTAAGTTTAGATTGGCTGCATTTAGCATCagggaaccaaatttttttgtgaaacaaGGGGTCTGTTTacgttttctgaaaaaatttctcatTAGATTCTCCGAAAGTCATCACCTCTTCAATTTTACTTATCATGCACTGAGTTGCTACCCGTGATTTAATTCACTCACCTTGAGCATCTGATGAAGAACCAGCTCAGATTCCATTCTGTCATTCAATTGAGCTCCATTACgaaattgtgatttttcctttaaatattttttgatgaaaatcaaGCAAATGGAACTCCTGTACAAAATCCACCAGAATTTGGAATAAGAATAATTACTGTGCCAATCATCCAATCATTCGGAACAACTCAACCCcgtatttctccttaaaatttgccCCTGATTGCTGAATGCTGACCAGATCATCATGTCAATTTTTTGTGTGAATTGAATGGGTCACTTTACATTAATAGTAGTCTTTCCTTCCGCTATTTCATAAgaatatttcattaaaaatgtatcaaatttttACTGGATAGTGTTGTAACTTCAGGGAGCGTCATGTGCAAAATGCGGCTCGGGCTCTGTAAAACTGGGAGGGTTGATCAATGGATCACTTAACcatgaacaaattttgacttgcgaatatattttttcaaatgtgaaGTGACGCGTAGAACCTGATGCTCACATTAGAAATGCTCAAAAGTAACTCAGAAatcgagaaatgcgcagttctaAAAGCACAACTTTTccacaaatttaaaacgccccggttttgGACTGAAttgaatgatgtcatccggttCTAATCAGAAGCAAGCACTGGTTTCCAAGACTTCGGTCAAACTTTCTactcttcctatttgaaaacaAAGGAAAGTCTGAACTGTATCTTCAAAATCCAAGAATCTAACCTCATTCATAAGATCTGTgataaacaagcaacaattccacatcgAAATATGTCATTCCAACAAACATCAGTGGAAATGAGAGGAGATAGCGATTTGATTGCCGTAGTACACCACTTATATTATTTTCTTGCCATTCGAGggcgtttgaaattccttcaGTCTTCGAACTTATTTAAAGGGAAATTGTCCGGGATTTTAGCTCCAAAAACATGCAATTAATTACCATGCAATCTACTCCCCTGATTCGTTCAGAATATTATATacaaaacacaaggtttagtTATCCATTGTGGCGCAAGTCAGCCTGCTGTAAATTTTCATTGCAACAATCCCACTATACATTTCAACTGTCAGTTTgcattccttgaaaaattccaTGCGCCATGATAGGTAATAATTCTGCAAAATATCattttggctcctaaaaaatccTAGATGGCTTCCAAAAATTAAGCTTGCCAGCCAAGATGGCCCCTAATATTTAGCCCTGAAGTTGGAACACTGTATAAAACCGGTACTCTAAAGGAACCGTTTGTTTTGCGCAGAATTTTAACAATACTTCAAAAgatgaaatctctgtaaaaccTCTTCTGTAGCTTTAACCCActtctgtatttattttttagcagTGTGAAAGTACTGTAATACCTTGATTATCCACTCATCACTTATCTTGCACGACAATGAGACATGTTCATGTtctatttttcctgttttttcttgggtttttgtttttgttttcttcatttcttccgTACGTATTTCATGTGGTATTATGTCTTTTTATGCAGTTGAGATTATCTGGCGTTTTTGGTAGCTTGCGCAGGTTTCCACCATAACTCATTGAATAATTGAGGCATTACTGTACTACTTAATATTCAAAAATTAGGCACTTGTCTTCACCTGGTGAAGCTGAGATCATCTACCATTGATAGTTAGGGCATTTTTAATGTCCAGATTGTCATTGCTTTTTAATCTTTTCATggcgtaattttcttttttttttagattttttgaccTCAGACAGGAGCTCTAGAAGCTGTGATAATGAGGAGGACCTCAGCACGTGTTCCCATGTTCGTTTCACTGCCGAGGTTAAGACCGCCTTTTTTCTCCTCTCACAGTTCTTCAACTCTACAATAAGATCAcagggttgccggcggtctgggaaactgggaaagtcagggaattcgcgATGATCAGGAAGAGTCAGAGAATTcaagggaaaagtcagggaatttctgacacatctacCTATCAAAGTCTAGCGAAAGTCAgggtctttttttttaaaaaaaaaaagaaatatatggAAATTTTATCCtaaggtcagggaaagtcaggaaattagataattttggagtcagggaaaagaaaaaaagtcagggaacttaatgatgaaaaaattatggcaaccctagATCAGCAGAGCTCCAGCAAGATGCGATAATTTTGTCTCAAAAAAATACTGTATTCGTCCGATGACTTTTCCTCATCGTAAGTCGTTCATACAAAGAACCTGCAATTATATCTGTAGCCTAGAACCAAAGGGCCGTAGCCACATCTCCGTtcttttctttggtttttttttttttttttttttaaaaaaaatataacaggGAAAACTATGATTGAGACTAAGTGAAAGACGAGATAGCAACTCTATCATTTCCTGTTAGTCATAAATGCTCTCAATTTTGCCAAGCTTGTCAAGAAAGCCATTCTTTTAACTCTTTTGAAAATGTGTGTTACGATCGTTTCATCTTGAGCTACAGATATAGCCTTCATCTTTTCTCCGAATTTGATTGACCCTTTTTGCACCCACTGCTTTCAGCAGCCAGTGCCCATGATAGatatggacgcatttatgctaaaaagaactatttgCATAGGGTTTGTGTACAGCATAGTTCCTCTTAGCGTGAATACATCCATATGGAGTGCAAATGTTGCAGAATTAGAGTTAAATCAGAGAGGAATGAGAGTTGGCAGAGTGACAATAAATGCGGttatgatttttaaatatttgctaTAATACATGTCATGGTCCCTGGTTTCTTAGAGCTGAAATCTCAATCTCAATGAATATTTGAATAATCTTGAACCGTTTTCAGGCAAGGGATTGCTAACGGCACTGTCATCCCAGATCCTCCGTCCAGTGGTAGTGGACCGTACTCCAACAACATGCCGCTGCGTCAGCCACAGCAGTCGATGGGGAGTGGTATGCTCAACAACCCTCCACCCACCTATCCAGATTACCAACAGCAACAGGTGAGAAACTAACCGTACTCACAAATTTAAAACTCCGTCGCAAACATCTGAAAAGCTTCGACAAAATAGCCATTAATTCTCTGAAAGGCTTTGGTCAATCAATTTTAAACTCTACTTTGTGTAGCTCAAAAATTGCCTGTTTTGAGGGATTGCTCTCAACAATCAGgagtttgttttgtttcttttattttactcTCTTGTATTTGAGCTAATGTCAATACAAGGTTTCAGAAACTTCTCGACCAAGTGGCTGGCTGGTTCGGATCAGCTGTGTGTGAAAAATGGAACGCCCTGAAAataggttttaaaaatgaaaaatttagggCACAAATTCCAGAATCAAAGTAAAAATTGCTTTTTCATGAAACAGCGGTGAAAATTGCATACCTCTTGCAAAATCTTAGTGTTAAACAcacatttcttgcaaaattgTGGCACTTTACGTGTTCAAAGCCAAGACAAGGGTTACTAGTAAATATGTGAGGAAGTTTGAGTATTTGAAGTGAGGAAGCTCAGAAATTTCTGCATACCTGTGTCTGTTACAGTCTATAAATCAATGAACGAATAATCTgtaataattaatttattcatttattttaaagtaaagaaaTCGTTTACAATGTCACTTTCATTCAAGTATCGCACTGCCTTTATCTCTTCTACAGATGGGCCGCAGCAGTGGTTACACTCAGATGCAGAAACAGTATCCAATGTATGGATATCAACAGGCAAATGCGCAGCACATGTCTCAAAAGCAAGCGCCCAACCCGAATCAGTATCCTGTCCATCCTGATGTGAAATTCAAGAGGCTGCCTTTCTATGATATTTTAGGAGAATTGATAAAACCCTCAAGTCTCAGTATGTACCTCAcatttctcttgaattttttcattacttttagATTCGatagttttcctttaaattttgaaactgttGACCGGGTTTTCATGACACAAAAAGGTTGCAATAttggaaaattgaaaagtcAGCAAAGATAACTTCAACCAAAAATGTTGCAGTGGCGATTTCTGCATGTACGCTAGGGAAGCACTGCTTCCCCTGAGCAATGggagatgatttttttttttttcaagaacacTAATAATCTTAAAACAATTATAGTGACAGCATTTAGAAAACCGCTTCACAGTACGTAAAGTAGCAAGGAGCGAATGAAAAACGTTGAATCATCTGGTGGCTATATACGAATGCGAATGCGACAACACCGCCTGTATGCAGTAGTCATTGCATTGTCCAGGCTCGGACTTGCGACTAGGAACACGAAGCCACAGAAGCGTTGCCAAGTGTTGGTATTGGTATATCAGGTCACGGCGATGACTTTTACTTTTAACTGAGAAAAGTCAGGACATTCTGCTATCAGATTGGAATTCTCTTGAcctgttaaaagaaaaaattttcatgtttttgatgGACTAATGTCTGCTATCAACAGagtttgaattttgcaataattttttctcatgaaatacaCTTGTATGCCATAATtgcttgaaaagtcagggaaatgtcagaattgatatttttttcttttcaaaacccTCATAGAGGtagaacatttttaaattcaaggaattttgtCACCCTGCAATGTGTAGAAGCATTTGATTGTGATAGTTTGTTAAAAAAACATTacctaatttcattttttcccccagcTGCACATGGTAACCAGCGGAGTCAAGAGCAGAGCTTTCAATTTTATCTGACCCCGTACCAAGCAAACGAGATAGCCTACAATCGAGAAATCATTCAAGGTCAAAAAGCAGAGTACACAGTCCAGGTACCTCCACTCTTCGTTTATTGAAACACAAATAACTCAGATAATTTCATccataattttagtttttgcaCTGTTGTATTTCTGGCTGAGACTTACGAAGAACCACCCTTTCAAGCTTTCTGCATGTAACTGTCAATCGTTGCAAGTTTCAAATATCCAATAAAAGGCTCaacttgattttaaaataactcaGATAATGGAAGAGATTGATGCAGGATTTCTGGTGGTcaagaaaacctggaaagtcagggcAGTTACGGTGACCTGGGAAAGGCGGGGAAGTTTGTGAGTAGCGCGTCTTTAATTGGTGTCTTTTGAGAAAATATGGCCAACTTCCGAGTGCCTTTTTCCTAGATTTGAATCTCTAAAAGTTGAGATTTCGTCCATAGTTCAGCTTTAGTCTGTTTAATTACTTAGGGAGAAAAAATACAAGTGGATGTCATGATGGAAGGTGaaggaaagtcaggaaattttggaacttttagGGTCGGAGAAAgccaaaaaaatccgaaaaggCAGAAGTAATGTAAACCCCATTGATGCGATGATATATTCTTAAGatacttgagattttcagccttGCTGATCTGCAACTAAGAATATCGCTCTTAATTCTGTGCTTGATTTTGTTGTTTTAATATCTCATTCGTATTTACATCAGTGATGTCCTTATGTTTCAGGTGCAAGTAAGGTTTTGTCTATTAGAAACCTCTTGCGAACAGATGGACTGTTTTCCAtcaaatatttttgtgaaaGTCAACAATAAAACCGCCCAATTACCGGTAAGTGCACAATATTGTTCAAGCATTTTGTAAACATTCCTCCAAAAGCACATccatttttacatttatttgaatttctttttctagagtaaaatataaataggaattatctgaaaaatgacCCTGGAGTGAACTAGACGATAGGTCGCCTGGTTGCAATGatctgaaaaaatcagtggaGCTACTTTAATTCTCCTTTCCACACATATTTTATAAAATAGAGAGACAAATAAACATGTCAAAAACCGCTGAAACATCTCATGCCCTCATTCAGTCAAtgctttaaaaaagtaaatgaaataaattgtaTGTGATTACTTCATCACTACACTTCGTCATAACTAATCTTTGTATTTTGTGCTCAGAGACTGCAGTTCTTAAcaactttctaatttttttctcagaatttcatAGTTCCATCAAAACAAGGACAAGAACAGAAAAGGTTGCCAAAACCAGTCAATGTTACACCTCTTATCAAAATTAGTCCTGTTACTCCCAATATTATCAACGTAGCTTGGACTAGTGAATACGGCAGAGGGTTTGTCATTGGTGTATACTTGGTACGGAAGTTGAACTCTAATCAGCTCCTCCAAAGACTAAAACAGAAGGGAATCAGGCATCAAGATTACACGATGGGTTTGAGtaagtttttcttgtcaatttatTAAGTGACATTGTTCATTGATGATTACTAACTGTATGCTGAGGGAagcaaataataaaatcaaagaaattattGCTAATGATTCTTTATTTGCTCAATTTACACTATTAAAACTCGATGAGGACTGAATGATTTTGTTGGAAAAGGCAAAAATTAATCATAACGTCTTTGCTAATATTTTATTAGGGTAAATccttggattaaattttgaaattcctcaTTTTGCTCTTTGCTTAAAATGATGCACATGATATCTACACTTCTCGTTGATAGATGAATTTAATGCCAAGCCGCAACTTTATTTCTGTGAtacaatttcataaattttcgtttttcataatttcctcATAAATTAAGTGCCGTTCTTCGCTCTTTTTTCTTTACAGTCAAAGAGAAGTTCAATGAGAATTCTGACTGCGAAATCGCCACGACTTCGCTGCGTGCTTCACTGATGTGTCCCCTCGGAAAACTGCGTATGACACACCCCTGTCGCGCATCTACTTGTACTCATCTCCAATGCTTCGACGCTCTTCTCTTCCTTCAAATGAATGAGCGCAAGCCAACTTGGATCTGTCCTGTGTGTGATAAACCGTGTCTCTACGATAATCTGGTCATTGATGGGTAAGAATTGGCCTTGATATTTTGTTGCATAGTGATGTTTAAAAAGTGATGTTCAccgaaaaatttcctgaaaaaattatgttttagaAAGACTGTTAAAAATGGGTTATGGCCTCAGAAAGTATCTTTTCATAGCAACCGCGGAGACTAAGGGaaagaaataatattttaacaCGTTGACTGCCACGCCGGTCGTATCGACCGGCCTCGAAGGGTTCTGCCGGGGCCACGCCGGTCGTTTCGACCGGGACCCGCTCGCTCGCATTACTAGGCTACTGTGAGGCCAGCGACCGGCGGAGCCGTGTATACGCTTATGGCTCACGACCGGCATGGCCCCAGTAAGAGAATGcaccactgaatttttttttttttttgggggtggggatttttatttttttcattttcatgaatctttttctttttctttatcatctttatttattaatacaataaaattacaataGTGTTGTTTTCTTTGCTTAATATTAGTTACAAACCTTAGAATTTGTacgcattttgaaaaataaattaaaaaaggggAATAAcaattgggaggggggggggattttttctctttcaactttaattttctttttcgctatttttttttgttttaataaatTAGAATATAATTACAATCGTTGGTTTTTTACCTCAATATTAATTTTAGACCTTTAAATTTTGGCttaacttgaaaaataaattttaaaaaaaggaggaacaaTTTTTTAGGAAGGGGGGAGGTAGGGGTCAAAAggtaaaatacagggtgttcgaaaagtcccctccccccctcctaacttttgacctaattgaggtagagatttgaaacttggagggtgttcctagatcaaagggagctactttttgaaccccccccccaaaaaaaaaaattttgggggccccccttggggagggggggggtgttacggaccctaactttttttttcaaatgggaagaccccctttgtgatacctcgttcgaaagaacataaaaaaaaaaaaatgttttcccgcaaacccgaagtcattatctcaaaccgtttcaaaatggcggccggtcaaagtttaaaatggcggccggtcaaagttcaaaatggccgaaaatttaacaaactcgattttttgccaatggattcacctgaaattcggtatctgggggtattttggcacgagaaaaacgaatttgacgttagatttttaaaaaaaaccctaatttttcaaaatggccgccgattaaagttcaaaatggtcaacaattggcaacctcgattttttgccgatggattcgcctgaaactcggtgttagGGGGTATCTGGGTTTGTCTCCTACCCAGTTTTACCAGTCCTTACCATTAATTCCATGCCGTTCAAGGTTGTGGGTTGACTGCGCGCGAGTCACGCAACGTTGCTGATTCTCAAGGAACACACGACCGGCCGGACGACCGGCGTGGCCTCCGGTGCATTATTTTTCACCGGAGGCCATACCGGTCGTAACGACCGGCGGCTTCAGGCTGAAAGCTGAAAGAATATTACGAAGGTCTATGAAGTTTAGGTTTGATATAgtcaattctaaaaaaaataccaaaaagaaAAGGCTATGGCGCCGGGGGAAATAAGTACCTAAAACACCGTGGCAGTCAACGTGTtaagagaatatttttctttgatcttAAGACTCGTTAAGTTAATGCTGTGTTTTATGTCCAGGTATTTCCAAGAAGTATTGAATAGTCCCAGAATGCCTGGAAGCTCAAATGATATCCAGTTGTTACCGGATGGCTCTTGGTCAGTCCCAACAGctaaaaaggaaccaacgcaCAAAGCTACCACTGTAAGTTCATATCATCATTTTTAGTAATGCACAATTTTTGCGAATGTGCCCACCAGCGCTGAGAAAACCTGCTGAAAATGAAGCTACCAAAACATATGCCATCTTTTCCTCATCAGAATTTATAGGGATGAAAAGATTATTTCTCAGTTCTCTTTTTACAAGCACCGTATAATTAGACCAGTTGTCAATTTTCAACTAGCATTTTCATTTCTTGGAATACACTTAACATTCTTTGCCGAACAATTTTAAGGGCAGGAGTGCATCGCTTTTAATTTTAACTGTTGTAGCTATGAAAATCGAAATGCTGGAAATATTCGTTGAATATAAACTTCAATCAAGACTGAAGAGAATtaacaaagatgacaaaattctTTCGGCAGGTATCTGGCTTTGTGAGTTTTTCCATCATTTATTACATGTCTCACAAATAGAGCTTGGAAGGTCTTGCAATTGCAAAGTGGCAaaatattcttttaattttaaaagttttcaagacTACTGATCATGACAACCTGATTATAAAAATGTAATACAAAGTACTGCATATCAGCTATCGCTCCATTTCAGCGTAAAATTAGCATGTCACAGCAACATCAAAAATAATGCAAGAAGTGCTCAAAAGTACATCACAAACCTCTTTCTTTCTCTATTAACTCTTAGTTTTGTACAGAAAATCGAAGATCTacatatttattctttttttattcctgaATAACGACCTTTACAATTCCTTTCTGTTGCAGCAAGCTAGAGTAGAACCAATCGTAGAAACTCTCATAGACGATATTGGTaagtacatatatttttttttatttatttaagtatTCAAGTATCCTTGGTCCGTCTATAAAAACAATAAGAAATTCATTGttcatttcctgagaaaaaatttgttgTACAGCAAACCTCAATGatctgtaaattttaaacattacaAGGATGGTAACACTTAGAATGTAGAAGATAAAGATGAAGTATGAGATTGTCATTTCTAATGCCTCTCGCCAGGTAAAAAGTTTttaattctacaaaaactttaaGACAGGACCGAAATATGAGCAATTCTTAACCGAGAAAAAACCAGAAATTCCAACTTATCTCAAAATTGATTTGGTTATGTTAAGAGGGCAATTGACAGGACTGGAGAAAATAATCAGACTTATCAAGACTCTGCTGTCCTATGCTTCAATTGAATAACCGATCTAAATGTAATATCCTTGTTCACCAtcccaaaatttcaatgttCGTTGAGGATATTAGCCTCTCTTTTCAGAGATATTGTCACACTCAATTTGGTTATCTTGTTAGTTGTACATTCTCTCAGGCTCTTATTTTATTATGGTATGTAATGTTgttaaagccccccccccccccccctttcgacTTATCGGATGCTGGAACGGAGCTCCCAATTGAGTCCTGTTtaaccaatttatttttatccgTAGAAATCGTGCCTATTCCAAAGGAGGAAGTTACTATGGtagaggaaaagaaagaaaaagatgcTGCATCTAGTGCTTCTGCCTCTGGAACTGCCGGTGCTTCAGCGGCAGCTGATGCTGCTGCAGCCGAAAAGAAGAAAGCCGAAGTCATAGACTTGACATTTAGCGATTCTGAAGATGAGGATGCTTCCAAAAAATCAACCTGGCCTGCAGCTAATTCAACAGCTAGAATTGGATCAGGTAAGACGTTTACTGCTGAAATGTATGTACGATAAATCAATTAGCCCAGAAAGACGTGACCTTTAGAGGCTTTTTTTTCTACTATGTTTTGTGTGAGGAAAACAGTGTGCACAATAAAATCTTCTGCTTAAATCAATATAAATGGAACGATATGTTGGAATGAAACAAAATGTAATGTAGaagaaacaaa belongs to Bemisia tabaci chromosome 6, PGI_BMITA_v3 and includes:
- the Su(var)2-10 gene encoding E3 SUMO-protein ligase PIAS2 isoform X3 encodes the protein MTRRKAMAGDDELRSMLMSFRVSELQMLLGYAGGNKTGRKTELQARAIELLKTRSTPVLLKIRELYKSIQQGIANGTVIPDPPSSGSGPYSNNMPLRQPQQSMGSGMLNNPPPTYPDYQQQQMGRSSGYTQMQKQYPMYGYQQANAQHMSQKQAPNPNQYPVHPDVKFKRLPFYDILGELIKPSSLTAHGNQRSQEQSFQFYLTPYQANEIAYNREIIQGQKAEYTVQVQVRFCLLETSCEQMDCFPSNIFVKVNNKTAQLPNFIVPSKQGQEQKRLPKPVNVTPLIKISPVTPNIINVAWTSEYGRGFVIGVYLVRKLNSNQLLQRLKQKGIRHQDYTMGLIKEKFNENSDCEIATTSLRASLMCPLGKLRMTHPCRASTCTHLQCFDALLFLQMNERKPTWICPVCDKPCLYDNLVIDGYFQEVLNSPRMPGSSNDIQLLPDGSWSVPTAKKEPTHKATTQARVEPIVETLIDDIEIVPIPKEEVTMVEEKKEKDAASSASASGTAGASAAADAAAAEKKKAEVIDLTFSDSEDEDASKKSTWPAANSTARIGSDSGSCVSTPGPSSVTSSGYQSPNVIPTIDIIDDSPSPSPTPASPAASMPPPEPSSCLFK
- the Su(var)2-10 gene encoding E3 SUMO-protein ligase PIAS3 isoform X4, whose product is MRRTSARVPMFVSLPRQGIANGTVIPDPPSSGSGPYSNNMPLRQPQQSMGSGMLNNPPPTYPDYQQQQMGRSSGYTQMQKQYPMYGYQQANAQHMSQKQAPNPNQYPVHPDVKFKRLPFYDILGELIKPSSLTAHGNQRSQEQSFQFYLTPYQANEIAYNREIIQGQKAEYTVQVQVRFCLLETSCEQMDCFPSNIFVKVNNKTAQLPNFIVPSKQGQEQKRLPKPVNVTPLIKISPVTPNIINVAWTSEYGRGFVIGVYLVRKLNSNQLLQRLKQKGIRHQDYTMGLIKEKFNENSDCEIATTSLRASLMCPLGKLRMTHPCRASTCTHLQCFDALLFLQMNERKPTWICPVCDKPCLYDNLVIDGYFQEVLNSPRMPGSSNDIQLLPDGSWSVPTAKKEPTHKATTQARVEPIVETLIDDIEIVPIPKEEVTMVEEKKEKDAASSASASGTAGASAAADAAAAEKKKAEVIDLTFSDSEDEDASKKSTWPAANSTARIGSDSGSCVSTPGPSSVTSSGYQSPNVIPTIDIIDDSPSPSPTPASPAASMPPPEPSSCLFK
- the Su(var)2-10 gene encoding E3 SUMO-protein ligase PIAS2 isoform X1; this translates as MDPFWFKIRTKTNGPMTRRKAMAGDDELRSMLMSFRVSELQMLLGYAGGNKTGRKTELQARAIELLKTRSTPVLLKIRELYKSIQQGIANGTVIPDPPSSGSGPYSNNMPLRQPQQSMGSGMLNNPPPTYPDYQQQQMGRSSGYTQMQKQYPMYGYQQANAQHMSQKQAPNPNQYPVHPDVKFKRLPFYDILGELIKPSSLTAHGNQRSQEQSFQFYLTPYQANEIAYNREIIQGQKAEYTVQVQVRFCLLETSCEQMDCFPSNIFVKVNNKTAQLPNFIVPSKQGQEQKRLPKPVNVTPLIKISPVTPNIINVAWTSEYGRGFVIGVYLVRKLNSNQLLQRLKQKGIRHQDYTMGLIKEKFNENSDCEIATTSLRASLMCPLGKLRMTHPCRASTCTHLQCFDALLFLQMNERKPTWICPVCDKPCLYDNLVIDGYFQEVLNSPRMPGSSNDIQLLPDGSWSVPTAKKEPTHKATTQARVEPIVETLIDDIEIVPIPKEEVTMVEEKKEKDAASSASASGTAGASAAADAAAAEKKKAEVIDLTFSDSEDEDASKKSTWPAANSTARIGSDSGSCVSTPGPSSVTSSGYQSPNVIPTIDIIDDSPSPSPTPASPAASMPPPEPSSCLFK
- the Su(var)2-10 gene encoding E3 SUMO-protein ligase PIAS2 isoform X2, encoding MPRYPRTKTNGPMTRRKAMAGDDELRSMLMSFRVSELQMLLGYAGGNKTGRKTELQARAIELLKTRSTPVLLKIRELYKSIQQGIANGTVIPDPPSSGSGPYSNNMPLRQPQQSMGSGMLNNPPPTYPDYQQQQMGRSSGYTQMQKQYPMYGYQQANAQHMSQKQAPNPNQYPVHPDVKFKRLPFYDILGELIKPSSLTAHGNQRSQEQSFQFYLTPYQANEIAYNREIIQGQKAEYTVQVQVRFCLLETSCEQMDCFPSNIFVKVNNKTAQLPNFIVPSKQGQEQKRLPKPVNVTPLIKISPVTPNIINVAWTSEYGRGFVIGVYLVRKLNSNQLLQRLKQKGIRHQDYTMGLIKEKFNENSDCEIATTSLRASLMCPLGKLRMTHPCRASTCTHLQCFDALLFLQMNERKPTWICPVCDKPCLYDNLVIDGYFQEVLNSPRMPGSSNDIQLLPDGSWSVPTAKKEPTHKATTQARVEPIVETLIDDIEIVPIPKEEVTMVEEKKEKDAASSASASGTAGASAAADAAAAEKKKAEVIDLTFSDSEDEDASKKSTWPAANSTARIGSDSGSCVSTPGPSSVTSSGYQSPNVIPTIDIIDDSPSPSPTPASPAASMPPPEPSSCLFK